The DNA sequence CGTGAGATACGAGCTGGCCGGCCTGGTTTCGGCCGAGCTGGGCGATCGGTTCGAGATCGACCGCGCGATCAATCAAGGTTGGCTACCGCGGCACTACCTGGCGGACGAACACCGGCCGCTCGTTCGATCCTACGTCAACGACTACCTGAAGGAGGAGATCGCAGCGGAGGGACTGGTACGCAGCCTCCCCGACTTCTCGGACTTCCTGCGTATCGCTGCAGTGGGCGACACAGAAGTCCTCAACTACTCCAACATCGCGCGAGAGTGTGGCGTTTCCGCACCCACCGTCAGGTCCTACTACGAGATCTTGCAGGACACGTTGTTGGGGCGCTTCCTGCCCGCACACGTCCGCCGCGCCAAGCGTCGCGTGACGCACGCTCCGAAGTTCTACTTCGCCGACGTCGGAGTGGTCAACGAACTGGCCCGCCGTGGCCGCCTCGAACAGGGCGGAGAACTGTACGGAAAGGCGCTCGAGAGCTGGGTCTTTCACGAGTTGTCCGCGTATCGTGCCTATTCGGAGGAGTGGTTCGACCTCGCCTACTGGAAGCTCAGCGGAGGGACCGAGGTGGACTTCGTCATCGGGGAGGCCGCAGTTGCGATCGAGGTCAAGGCCACGACACGGGTAGTGAGCCACCATTTGAAGGGTCTGCGTGAGATGGCAGCCGACTATCCCGGAATCCAGAAGAGGATGCT is a window from the bacterium genome containing:
- a CDS encoding DUF4143 domain-containing protein, translated to VRYELAGLVSAELGDRFEIDRAINQGWLPRHYLADEHRPLVRSYVNDYLKEEIAAEGLVRSLPDFSDFLRIAAVGDTEVLNYSNIARECGVSAPTVRSYYEILQDTLLGRFLPAHVRRAKRRVTHAPKFYFADVGVVNELARRGRLEQGGELYGKALESWVFHELSAYRAYSEEWFDLAYWKLSGGTEVDFVIGEAAVAIEVKATTRVVSHHLKGLREMAADYPGIQKRMLVCLERQPRRTEAGIDILPVGEFSRRLWAGEISAPSTEGQRTR